A single window of Modestobacter italicus DNA harbors:
- a CDS encoding ABC-F family ATP-binding cassette domain-containing protein, which yields MSAPLNLVNLERVHKAHGTTVILDDVSLGVAAGERIGVVGRNGGGKSTLLGVLTGTQEPDSGRVTRRGDLAMGVLDQTGTLPPGTTVRDVVLPASRFAAEHEWAGDAAVRSVLTGLELDRLGLDSPVAPMSGGERRRVALAAQLIRPLDLLVLDEPTNHLDVEGVAWLAEYVKARAGGLVVVTHDRWFLDEVSTTTWEVADGSVHAYEGGYSAYTLARAERARIASVTEERRLNLVRKELAWLRRGPPARTSKPKFRIEAAQALIADEPPARDTMALAGFAARRLGKTVYDVEDVTYTVRGRGDVDDDPGGPADPRGAEARTLFDHLTWHVGPGDRIGIVGVNGAGKTSLLKLLVGEVQPDAGEVVVGQTVAPAYLSQHVTELPPRSRVLEAVQDVARIAKIGNQEISASTLAERFGFAANRQWTPVGDLSGGERRRLQLLRLLMAEPNVLLLDEPTNDLDIDTLTALEDLLDSFPGTVLVVSHDRYFVDRVCDSVVALMGDGTVAALPGGVEEYLARRAAGEAALPSAGSVASPGSQTASPSRSAADVRAARKDAARLERRMLKLDADEKALHGELAEAAADYAKAAELDARLRAVQAEKEQVELDWLTAAEVAEG from the coding sequence ATGAGCGCACCGCTGAACCTGGTCAACCTGGAGCGGGTGCACAAGGCCCACGGGACGACCGTCATCCTCGACGACGTCTCCCTGGGCGTCGCGGCCGGGGAGCGGATCGGCGTCGTCGGCCGCAACGGCGGCGGCAAGTCCACGCTGCTCGGGGTGCTGACCGGGACCCAGGAGCCCGACTCCGGCCGGGTCACCCGCCGCGGCGACCTGGCCATGGGCGTCCTCGACCAGACCGGCACCCTGCCGCCGGGCACGACGGTGCGCGACGTCGTCCTGCCCGCCTCCCGGTTCGCCGCCGAGCACGAGTGGGCCGGTGACGCCGCCGTCCGGTCGGTGCTGACCGGGCTGGAGCTCGACCGGCTCGGGCTGGACTCCCCGGTCGCGCCGATGTCCGGCGGTGAGCGGCGCCGGGTCGCCCTCGCCGCCCAGTTGATCCGGCCGCTGGACCTGCTGGTGCTCGACGAGCCGACCAACCACCTCGACGTCGAGGGCGTCGCCTGGCTGGCCGAGTACGTCAAGGCCCGCGCCGGCGGGCTGGTGGTGGTCACCCACGACCGCTGGTTCCTCGACGAGGTGTCGACCACCACGTGGGAGGTCGCCGACGGGAGCGTGCACGCCTACGAGGGCGGCTACTCCGCCTACACGCTGGCCCGCGCGGAGCGCGCCCGGATCGCCTCGGTGACCGAGGAGCGGCGGCTGAACCTGGTGCGCAAGGAGCTGGCCTGGCTGCGGCGCGGCCCGCCGGCCCGGACCAGCAAGCCGAAGTTCCGGATCGAGGCGGCCCAGGCGCTCATCGCCGACGAGCCGCCCGCCCGGGACACGATGGCGCTGGCCGGCTTCGCCGCCCGGCGGCTGGGGAAGACCGTCTACGACGTCGAGGACGTCACGTACACCGTCCGCGGCCGCGGGGACGTCGACGACGACCCGGGCGGCCCGGCCGACCCGCGGGGTGCCGAGGCGCGCACGCTGTTCGACCACCTCACCTGGCACGTCGGTCCCGGTGACCGGATCGGCATCGTGGGCGTGAACGGCGCGGGGAAGACCTCGCTGCTCAAGCTGCTGGTCGGTGAGGTGCAGCCGGACGCCGGCGAGGTCGTCGTGGGCCAGACGGTCGCGCCCGCCTACCTGTCCCAGCACGTCACGGAGCTGCCGCCGCGCTCCCGGGTGCTGGAGGCCGTGCAGGACGTCGCCCGGATCGCCAAGATCGGCAACCAGGAGATCTCGGCGTCCACGCTGGCCGAGCGGTTCGGGTTCGCCGCCAACCGGCAGTGGACCCCGGTCGGCGACCTCTCCGGTGGTGAGCGCCGCCGGCTCCAACTGCTCCGGCTGCTGATGGCCGAGCCGAACGTGCTGCTGCTCGACGAGCCCACCAACGACCTGGACATCGACACGCTCACCGCGCTCGAGGACCTGCTGGACAGCTTCCCGGGCACGGTGCTGGTGGTCAGCCACGACCGGTACTTCGTCGACCGGGTCTGCGACTCGGTGGTCGCGCTCATGGGCGACGGCACGGTCGCGGCGCTGCCCGGCGGGGTCGAGGAGTACCTGGCCCGGCGTGCGGCGGGCGAGGCGGCGCTGCCCTCGGCCGGGTCGGTGGCCTCCCCGGGCAGCCAGACCGCGTCACCGTCCCGCAGCGCGGCCGACGTGCGCGCCGCCCGCAAGGACGCCGCCCGGCTGGAGCGCCGGATGCTCAAGCTGGACGCCGACGAGAAGGCGCTGCACGGCGAGCTGGCCGAGGCGGCCGCCGACTACGCGAAGGCGGCCGAGCTCGACGCCCGGCTGCGGGCGGTGCAGGCGGAGAAGGAGCAGGTCGAGCTGGACTGGCTGACGGCCGCCGAGGTCGCCGAAGGTTGA
- the leuA gene encoding 2-isopropylmalate synthase produces MPESHPHARNPQRPSAMPIGKYAPFTPVPLPDRTWPEKTTTVAPRWCAVDLRDGNQALIDPMTPERKRRMFELLVRMGYKEIEVGFPAASQTDYDFIRQLVEEDLVPDDVTVQVLTQARDELIERTFESLRGARQAIVHLYNSTSTLQRRVVFGQDRAGITDIAVHGAQLVRKLAEQMGDTDIRFEYSPESFTGTELDYAVEVCNAVTDVWEPTVDRPTILNLPATVEMAEPTVYADQIEWMHRNLARRDAVVLSLHPHNDRGTAVAAAELGHRAGADRIEGCLFGNGERTGNVDLVTLGLNLFSQGIDPQIDFSDIDEIRRTVEYCNQLGVHERHPYGGDLVYTAFSGSHQDAINKGFAAMKADAEAAGKTVDEIPWAVPYLPIDPKDVGRSYEAVIRVNSQSGKGGVAYIMKTENQLDLPRRLQIEFSAVVQRHTEDEGGEVTAQQMWAAFTNEYLPDPAAAWGRFALTGHEHNASGSGRDELRVELVDHGVPVTVTGHGNGPIAAFVDALRSVDVDVRVLDYAEHALSAGGDARAASYVECAVGERVLWGVGIDENILTASLRAIVSAVNRAER; encoded by the coding sequence ATGCCCGAGTCCCACCCGCACGCCCGCAACCCGCAGCGCCCCTCGGCCATGCCGATCGGCAAGTACGCGCCGTTCACGCCCGTACCCCTGCCCGACCGCACCTGGCCGGAGAAGACCACGACGGTCGCGCCCCGCTGGTGCGCGGTCGACCTGCGTGACGGCAACCAGGCCCTGATCGACCCGATGACCCCCGAGCGCAAGCGGCGGATGTTCGAGCTGCTCGTCCGGATGGGCTACAAGGAGATCGAGGTCGGCTTCCCCGCCGCCAGCCAGACCGACTACGACTTCATCCGCCAGCTCGTCGAGGAGGACCTGGTCCCCGACGACGTCACCGTCCAGGTGCTGACCCAGGCCCGGGACGAGCTGATCGAGCGCACCTTCGAGTCCCTGCGCGGCGCCAGGCAGGCGATCGTGCACCTGTACAACTCGACGTCCACGCTGCAGCGCCGGGTCGTGTTCGGCCAGGACCGGGCCGGGATCACCGACATCGCCGTCCACGGTGCGCAGCTGGTGCGCAAGCTGGCCGAGCAGATGGGCGACACCGACATCCGGTTCGAGTACTCCCCGGAGTCCTTCACCGGCACCGAGCTGGACTACGCGGTCGAGGTCTGCAACGCCGTCACCGACGTGTGGGAGCCGACCGTCGACCGGCCGACGATCCTGAACCTGCCGGCCACGGTGGAGATGGCCGAGCCCACCGTCTACGCCGACCAGATCGAGTGGATGCACCGCAACCTCGCCCGCCGCGACGCGGTCGTGCTGAGCCTGCACCCGCACAACGACCGGGGCACCGCCGTCGCCGCCGCCGAGCTGGGCCACCGCGCCGGCGCCGACCGGATCGAGGGCTGCCTGTTCGGCAACGGCGAGCGCACCGGCAACGTCGACCTGGTCACCCTGGGGCTCAACCTGTTCAGCCAGGGCATCGACCCGCAGATCGACTTCTCCGACATCGACGAGATCCGGCGCACCGTCGAGTACTGCAACCAGCTGGGCGTGCACGAGCGGCACCCCTACGGCGGCGACCTGGTCTACACCGCCTTCTCCGGCTCCCACCAGGACGCGATCAACAAGGGCTTCGCGGCGATGAAGGCCGACGCCGAGGCCGCCGGGAAGACCGTCGACGAGATCCCGTGGGCGGTCCCCTACCTGCCGATCGACCCCAAGGACGTCGGCCGCAGCTACGAGGCCGTGATCCGGGTGAACAGCCAGTCCGGCAAGGGCGGCGTCGCCTACATCATGAAGACCGAGAACCAGCTGGACCTGCCCCGCCGGCTGCAGATCGAGTTCAGCGCCGTCGTCCAGCGGCACACCGAGGACGAGGGCGGCGAGGTCACCGCCCAGCAGATGTGGGCGGCGTTCACCAACGAGTACCTGCCCGACCCGGCCGCGGCCTGGGGCCGGTTCGCGCTGACCGGCCACGAGCACAACGCCTCCGGCAGCGGCCGGGACGAGCTCCGGGTCGAGCTGGTCGACCACGGCGTGCCGGTGACCGTCACCGGGCACGGCAACGGTCCGATCGCCGCGTTCGTCGACGCGCTGCGCAGCGTGGACGTCGACGTCCGCGTGCTCGACTACGCCGAGCACGCGCTCTCCGCCGGGGGCGACGCGCGCGCCGCCTCCTACGTCGAGTGCGCCGTCGGCGAGCGGGTGCTGTGGGGCGTCGGCATCGACGAGAACATCCTGACCGCGTCGCTGCGCGCCATCGTCTCCGCGGTCAACCGCGCCGAGCGCTGA